In Trichocoleus desertorum NBK24, the following are encoded in one genomic region:
- a CDS encoding GNAT family N-acetyltransferase, with product MSDEQTSPGRLLDSPDFSIRVAQLTDLTGLTDILADSFHSQAGLRHWLYPLLRLGIYEDLRNRLRATTPNYACLVAVHTTLRAERSDSDSADDLIGTVEMALRHPHVFQFHQAKYLYLSNLAVRAEHRRQGVAYHLLTACESIALSWGFQDIYLHVLENNYQARRLYLKTGYKLQQADPSWSAWLLRQPRRLLLHKHLSPAATRRTTPV from the coding sequence ATGTCTGATGAGCAAACCTCTCCGGGACGATTACTAGATTCGCCCGACTTCAGCATTCGGGTTGCTCAGTTAACAGACTTGACTGGTCTGACTGACATCCTGGCCGATAGTTTTCATTCTCAGGCGGGGCTAAGACACTGGCTGTACCCGTTGCTGCGTCTGGGCATATATGAAGATTTACGCAATCGATTGCGAGCGACCACTCCCAATTATGCTTGTTTGGTCGCTGTGCATACTACGCTCAGAGCGGAGCGGTCTGATTCGGACTCAGCAGACGATTTAATTGGTACCGTAGAGATGGCGTTGCGTCACCCTCATGTCTTTCAGTTTCATCAGGCCAAATATCTTTATCTTTCCAATTTGGCTGTTCGGGCAGAACATCGTCGGCAAGGTGTGGCATATCACCTCTTGACGGCTTGTGAGAGCATTGCTTTAAGCTGGGGCTTTCAAGATATTTATCTGCATGTTTTGGAAAATAATTATCAAGCTAGACGGCTTTATCTCAAAACAGGGTACAAACTACAACAAGCCGATCCGAGTTGGAGTGCTTGGTTACTGAGGCAACCACGACGCCTCCTGCTACACAAGCATCTCTCGCCTGCTGCCACGAGGCGAACTACACCTGTTTAA